A section of the Streptomyces sp. NBC_01591 genome encodes:
- a CDS encoding outer membrane protein assembly factor BamB family protein — translation MEQLTQHDPRRIGPFEVLGRLGAGGMGLVYLARSASGRRVAIKTVRTELAEDQLFRVRFTREVEAARAVSGFYTAAVVDADPRAAVPWLATAYVPAPSLEEIVSECGPMPVQAVRWLAAGIAEALQSIHGAGLVHRDMKPSNVLVVEDGPRVIDFGIASGVSNTRLTMTNVAVGTPAYMSPEQARDSRSVTGASDVFSLGSTLVFAATGHAPFHGANPVETVFMLLREGPDLEGLPGELRPLIDSCMQMDAGLRPTPADLQAQLAPHLFASGGDDSGTASAWLPTSATAMIEQRRGGRKTTAPAPVPPPPQQPPGADPRSLAVGPAPGPSPVSDAGGPVRLPGAKVPIGPGPRAQDVRATATATADAGPATGWVRPPVGMNGSAQTAPAAPVPVPGPAQPPEPPPGPDRWRPWRFRMSNDVWGTPVVAGDLLYVTSFEVHALDVGNGRRQFKTRDVAWVMAVEGGRIHASDGPSLYALDAASGGERWRLQTDAWVYSLKADRGTVVTGTRGGGVQAWEASTGEKLWESGGVQTDFETAEAGPTIHDGTVYLWQDARLRAVDARTGIERWSYPIGDAASCGGVPVRVTAAPDGFVYVSAGARVLAVDTVSGHVRWRFESPTVFLSPPAFAPGPAVTGGGVYLADYLGTVYALDASTGKDRWRIATEARQSIEPVLVTAGNVHVGSGSALYTLDAVTGTPKWRFAAGGEVVGAPVVADGRVHFGSADHVLYTLDAAGGQLRWKLATGGEITGSPVAQGGVVYACSKDRCVYALDALKGTGTGSRART, via the coding sequence GTGGAGCAGCTGACGCAGCACGACCCGAGGCGGATCGGCCCGTTCGAGGTGCTGGGACGGCTCGGTGCCGGTGGCATGGGGCTGGTCTATCTCGCCCGCTCGGCTTCGGGCCGACGCGTGGCGATCAAGACGGTCCGTACGGAGCTCGCCGAGGACCAGCTGTTCCGGGTCCGGTTCACGCGCGAGGTGGAGGCCGCCCGCGCCGTCAGCGGTTTCTACACGGCCGCGGTGGTGGACGCCGACCCGCGCGCGGCCGTGCCGTGGCTGGCCACCGCCTATGTGCCGGCCCCCTCGCTGGAAGAGATAGTGAGTGAGTGCGGGCCCATGCCCGTCCAGGCGGTGCGCTGGCTGGCCGCCGGTATCGCCGAGGCCCTCCAGTCGATCCACGGTGCGGGACTGGTCCACCGCGACATGAAGCCGTCGAACGTGCTCGTCGTCGAGGACGGCCCGCGGGTGATCGACTTCGGGATCGCGTCCGGGGTCTCCAACACCCGGCTGACCATGACGAACGTCGCCGTGGGCACGCCCGCGTACATGTCGCCCGAACAGGCCAGGGACTCGCGCAGCGTCACCGGGGCCAGTGATGTCTTCTCGCTCGGCTCCACGCTGGTCTTCGCCGCCACCGGTCACGCGCCGTTCCACGGCGCCAACCCCGTCGAGACGGTCTTCATGCTGCTGCGCGAAGGACCCGACCTGGAGGGCCTGCCCGGCGAACTGCGGCCGCTGATCGACTCCTGCATGCAGATGGACGCCGGGCTGCGGCCCACCCCCGCCGACCTCCAGGCCCAGCTCGCCCCGCACCTCTTCGCCTCCGGCGGCGACGACAGCGGTACGGCCTCGGCGTGGCTGCCGACCTCCGCCACCGCGATGATCGAGCAGCGCCGCGGCGGCCGGAAGACCACGGCACCCGCCCCGGTTCCGCCGCCGCCCCAGCAGCCGCCGGGCGCCGACCCGCGCTCCCTGGCCGTCGGACCGGCTCCCGGACCGTCGCCGGTGTCCGACGCGGGCGGTCCGGTGCGGCTGCCCGGTGCGAAGGTGCCGATCGGCCCCGGCCCGCGGGCCCAGGACGTCCGGGCCACCGCCACGGCCACCGCGGACGCGGGCCCCGCGACCGGCTGGGTGCGCCCGCCCGTCGGGATGAACGGTTCCGCCCAGACAGCGCCCGCCGCCCCCGTACCTGTACCCGGACCCGCGCAGCCGCCGGAGCCCCCGCCCGGCCCGGACCGCTGGCGGCCCTGGCGGTTCCGGATGTCCAACGACGTCTGGGGGACACCCGTCGTCGCCGGGGACCTCCTCTACGTCACGTCGTTCGAGGTGCACGCCCTGGACGTCGGCAACGGGCGGCGCCAGTTCAAGACCCGGGACGTGGCCTGGGTGATGGCCGTCGAGGGCGGCCGTATCCACGCCTCCGACGGGCCGTCCCTGTACGCCCTGGACGCGGCGAGCGGCGGCGAGCGGTGGCGGCTGCAGACGGACGCCTGGGTCTACTCCCTCAAGGCCGACCGCGGCACCGTCGTCACCGGCACCAGGGGCGGCGGCGTCCAGGCCTGGGAGGCGTCCACGGGCGAGAAGCTGTGGGAGAGCGGCGGCGTACAGACCGACTTCGAGACGGCCGAGGCCGGACCCACGATCCACGACGGCACGGTCTACCTCTGGCAGGACGCCCGGCTGCGCGCCGTCGACGCCCGTACCGGCATCGAGCGCTGGTCGTACCCCATCGGCGACGCGGCCTCCTGCGGCGGTGTGCCGGTCCGGGTGACCGCGGCGCCGGACGGCTTCGTCTACGTCAGCGCGGGGGCCCGGGTCCTTGCCGTGGACACCGTGTCCGGGCATGTGCGCTGGCGCTTCGAGTCGCCCACGGTCTTCCTCTCCCCGCCCGCGTTCGCACCCGGCCCCGCCGTCACCGGCGGCGGCGTGTACCTCGCCGACTACCTCGGCACGGTGTACGCGCTCGACGCCTCGACCGGCAAGGACCGCTGGCGCATCGCCACGGAGGCCCGCCAGTCGATCGAACCGGTCCTGGTGACGGCCGGAAACGTCCATGTCGGCAGCGGCAGCGCGCTCTACACGCTCGACGCGGTCACCGGCACCCCGAAGTGGCGGTTCGCGGCGGGCGGCGAGGTGGTGGGCGCCCCGGTGGTCGCCGACGGCCGGGTCCACTTCGGCTCCGCCGACCACGTCCTGTACACCCTGGACGCGGCGGGCGGCCAGCTCCGCTGGAAGCTGGCGACGGGCGGTGAGATCACGGGTTCGCCGGTGGCGCAGGGCGGTGTCGTGTACGCGTGCAGCAAGGACCGCTGCGTGTACGCGCTCGACGCGCTGAAGGGAACGGGCACGGGCAGCCGGGCCAGGACGTAG
- a CDS encoding enoyl-CoA hydratase/isomerase family protein — translation MALRTETDKETGVALVTLDRPAKHNAIDLATAAELTAAWRAFRFDDGVRAVVLTGAGGRAFCTGIDRGVDVPQPSSPYTIDDPLLAIGPKANDLWKPVIAAVEGMACGGAFYLLGEAEFVIASEEATFFDPHTTYGMVSAFEAISMAQRMPFGEVARMALMGTAERVSARRAYETGLVSELTAPGGAVDAALRAAGVIASYPTQAVQGTVRAVWSAREAARAQAMAHAPHLVALGNLPPERQAELFRGRGGGGFRTR, via the coding sequence ATGGCGCTGCGCACGGAGACGGACAAGGAGACCGGGGTCGCGCTCGTCACCCTCGACCGGCCCGCGAAGCACAACGCGATCGACCTGGCCACGGCCGCCGAACTGACCGCCGCCTGGCGGGCGTTCCGCTTCGACGACGGGGTGCGGGCCGTGGTCCTCACCGGTGCGGGCGGCCGGGCCTTCTGCACGGGGATCGACCGGGGCGTGGACGTGCCGCAGCCCTCGTCCCCGTACACGATCGACGATCCGCTGCTCGCGATCGGGCCGAAGGCGAACGACCTGTGGAAGCCGGTGATCGCGGCCGTGGAGGGGATGGCCTGCGGCGGGGCGTTCTATCTGCTGGGCGAGGCGGAGTTCGTGATCGCGTCCGAGGAGGCGACGTTCTTCGACCCGCACACGACGTACGGGATGGTCAGCGCGTTCGAGGCGATCTCGATGGCTCAGCGGATGCCGTTCGGCGAGGTGGCCCGGATGGCGCTGATGGGGACGGCGGAACGGGTCTCCGCCCGCCGCGCGTACGAGACCGGCCTGGTCAGCGAGTTGACTGCGCCCGGCGGCGCGGTGGACGCGGCGCTGCGGGCGGCGGGCGTGATCGCCTCGTACCCGACTCAGGCGGTGCAGGGGACGGTACGGGCGGTGTGGTCCGCGCGGGAGGCGGCCAGGGCGCAGGCCATGGCCCACGCCCCGCACCTCGTCGCACTCGGGAATCTGCCACCGGAGCGGCAGGCCGAGCTGTTCCGGGGGCGGGGCGGGGGCGGGTTCCGGACGCGCTGA
- a CDS encoding Zn-ribbon domain-containing OB-fold protein, with translation MDALLLPVVDEDGAPFWEYAARGELRVQACAAPECGRLRFPPRPCCPHCQSFESEWRPMSGRGRIWSYVLPHPPLLPAYAAQAPYNAVVVELADAPQIRLVGNVVSGPDAPLDSVDPGRLRIGAPVRAAFCPAGSGVTLVRWLLER, from the coding sequence ATGGATGCTCTGCTGCTGCCCGTCGTGGACGAGGACGGCGCACCCTTCTGGGAGTACGCGGCCCGCGGTGAACTCCGCGTCCAGGCGTGCGCCGCCCCGGAGTGCGGACGGCTCCGCTTCCCGCCCCGGCCGTGCTGCCCGCACTGCCAGTCCTTCGAGAGCGAGTGGCGGCCGATGAGCGGACGCGGCCGCATCTGGTCCTACGTGCTGCCGCATCCGCCGCTGCTGCCCGCGTACGCCGCGCAGGCCCCGTACAACGCCGTCGTGGTCGAGTTGGCGGACGCCCCGCAGATCCGCCTGGTCGGGAATGTGGTGAGCGGTCCGGACGCCCCGCTGGACTCGGTCGATCCGGGGCGGCTGCGGATCGGTGCGCCGGTGCGGGCGGCGTTCTGCCCGGCCGGTTCCGGGGTGACCCTGGTGCGCTGGCTGCTGGAGAGGTGA
- a CDS encoding lipid-transfer protein has translation MTAWEVAVTALKDATAIAGIGQTAFAKQLPESEKTLACRAIVAALDDAGIAASEVDGFASYTMEETDEVEVAKAIGAGDVTFFGKVGYGGGGSCATIAHLAAAVATGQASVGVAWRSRKRGSGPRPWKNTAVQLPTPAQWTRPYGLLRPADEIGMLARRYMHEYGATRDHLFNVALACRNRANQNPDAVMYERPLTRDMYMTSRWISEPLCLFDNCLETDGALACVIVSAERARDCRQKPVYIHSVAQGLPAQHHGMVNYWNDDPLTGPAWTAARQLWKQADFGPDDVDVAQIYDAFTPLIPLSLEGYGFCGRGEGAAFTEGGALESGGRLPINTGGGGLSEGYVHGFNLINEGVKQLRGVSTAQVPDAGTCLVTAGEGVPTSAVLLRS, from the coding sequence ATGACGGCCTGGGAGGTGGCGGTGACGGCACTCAAGGACGCGACGGCGATAGCCGGCATAGGGCAGACGGCCTTCGCGAAACAACTGCCGGAATCCGAGAAGACCTTGGCCTGTCGGGCCATCGTCGCGGCGCTCGACGACGCGGGCATCGCCGCGTCGGAGGTGGACGGATTCGCCTCGTACACGATGGAGGAGACCGACGAGGTGGAGGTCGCCAAGGCCATCGGTGCCGGTGACGTCACCTTCTTCGGCAAGGTGGGGTACGGGGGCGGCGGCTCCTGCGCGACGATCGCCCATCTCGCCGCCGCCGTGGCGACCGGGCAGGCGAGCGTCGGGGTCGCCTGGCGGTCGCGGAAGCGGGGGTCGGGGCCCCGGCCGTGGAAGAACACCGCCGTGCAGCTGCCCACCCCCGCCCAGTGGACCCGCCCGTACGGACTGCTGCGGCCGGCCGACGAGATCGGGATGCTGGCGCGGCGGTACATGCACGAGTACGGGGCGACCCGCGACCACCTCTTCAACGTCGCCCTCGCCTGCCGCAACCGCGCCAACCAGAACCCGGACGCGGTGATGTACGAGCGGCCGCTGACCCGCGACATGTATATGACCTCGCGCTGGATCAGCGAGCCACTCTGCCTCTTCGACAACTGCCTGGAGACGGACGGGGCGCTGGCCTGCGTCATCGTCTCCGCCGAGCGGGCCCGCGACTGCCGGCAGAAGCCCGTCTACATCCACTCCGTCGCCCAGGGTCTGCCCGCCCAGCACCACGGAATGGTCAACTACTGGAACGACGACCCGCTCACCGGACCCGCCTGGACGGCCGCCCGGCAGCTGTGGAAGCAGGCCGACTTCGGCCCGGACGATGTGGATGTCGCCCAGATCTACGACGCGTTCACCCCGCTCATCCCGCTCTCCCTGGAGGGCTACGGCTTCTGCGGACGCGGCGAGGGCGCCGCGTTCACCGAGGGCGGGGCGCTGGAGAGCGGCGGTCGGCTGCCCATCAACACCGGGGGCGGCGGGCTCAGTGAGGGGTACGTGCACGGCTTCAACCTGATCAACGAGGGCGTCAAGCAGTTGCGCGGCGTCTCCACCGCCCAGGTCCCGGACGCCGGGACGTGTCTGGTCACCGCCGGGGAGGGCGTTCCCACCTCCGCCGTGCTACTGAGGAGTTGA
- a CDS encoding FadD3 family acyl-CoA ligase, whose protein sequence is MRGDEEWGTIPELVRAAVRRYGDREAVVEGRTRISYAELGDRVERAAAACMASGVEPGDRVAVWAPNTLDWIVSALGAVTAGAVLVPLNTRFKGTEAAYILQRSRAKLLFVTGTFLGTSYVASLRRAEAELPHLEKVVVLADAAPDDYVTWKDFLAAGEGVSGAAVRSRADAIASSAPSDIIYTSGTTGRPKGAVITHAQTLRCYAIWSELADLREGDRYLIVNPFFHTFGYKAGIIACLMRGATMVPQPVFNVDTVLANIAAERISVLPGPPTLHQSLLDHPARSAHDLSALRLVVTGAAVVPLRLVERLRTELHIATVLTAYGLSEASGIVTMCRRGDPAETIASTSGRAIPGTEICVLADPGSPGEVLVRGFNVMQGYFEDPETTAAAITPDGWLRTGDVGVLDEAGNLRITDRIKDMFIVGGFNAYPAEIEQLLGLHPDVADVAVIGIPDPRLGEVGKAYAVRRPGATVTADDLIAWSRREMANYKVPRSVEFVPELPRNASGKVVKGELRGREA, encoded by the coding sequence ATGCGCGGCGACGAGGAGTGGGGCACCATCCCGGAGCTGGTCCGGGCGGCGGTGCGACGGTACGGGGACCGGGAGGCGGTCGTCGAGGGCCGCACCCGGATCTCGTACGCCGAACTCGGCGATCGCGTGGAGCGGGCCGCCGCCGCGTGCATGGCCTCGGGCGTCGAACCGGGGGACCGGGTCGCGGTCTGGGCCCCGAACACCCTGGACTGGATCGTCTCCGCGCTGGGGGCGGTGACGGCCGGCGCGGTCCTCGTCCCCCTCAACACCCGCTTCAAGGGCACCGAAGCGGCGTACATCCTGCAACGCAGCCGGGCCAAACTCCTCTTCGTCACGGGCACCTTCCTCGGCACCTCGTACGTGGCGTCGCTGCGCCGGGCGGAAGCCGAACTCCCCCACCTGGAAAAGGTGGTGGTGCTGGCGGACGCCGCCCCCGACGACTACGTCACCTGGAAGGACTTCCTGGCGGCGGGGGAGGGGGTGTCCGGCGCGGCGGTACGGTCCCGCGCCGACGCGATCGCCTCCTCGGCCCCCTCCGACATCATCTACACCTCGGGCACCACGGGCCGGCCCAAGGGCGCCGTCATCACCCACGCCCAGACCCTGCGCTGCTACGCGATCTGGAGCGAACTGGCGGATCTGCGCGAGGGCGACCGCTATCTGATCGTGAACCCGTTCTTCCACACCTTCGGCTACAAGGCGGGCATCATCGCCTGCCTGATGCGGGGCGCGACGATGGTCCCGCAACCGGTCTTCAACGTGGACACGGTCCTGGCCAACATCGCCGCCGAACGCATCTCGGTCCTGCCCGGCCCGCCCACCCTCCACCAGTCCCTCCTGGACCACCCGGCACGCTCCGCCCACGACCTCTCCGCCCTCCGCCTGGTGGTGACGGGCGCGGCGGTGGTCCCCCTGAGACTGGTGGAACGCCTGCGCACGGAGCTCCACATCGCCACGGTCCTCACCGCGTACGGCCTCTCCGAGGCGAGCGGCATCGTCACGATGTGCCGCCGCGGCGACCCGGCCGAGACGATCGCCTCGACGTCCGGCCGGGCGATCCCGGGCACCGAGATCTGCGTCCTGGCCGACCCCGGCTCGCCCGGCGAGGTCCTGGTCCGCGGCTTCAACGTGATGCAGGGCTACTTCGAGGACCCGGAGACCACGGCCGCCGCGATCACCCCCGACGGCTGGCTCCGCACCGGCGACGTGGGCGTCCTCGACGAGGCGGGCAACCTCCGGATCACCGACCGGATCAAGGACATGTTCATCGTCGGCGGCTTCAACGCGTACCCCGCCGAGATAGAGCAGCTCCTCGGCCTGCACCCGGACGTGGCCGACGTCGCGGTGATCGGCATCCCCGACCCCCGCCTCGGCGAGGTGGGCAAGGCGTATGCGGTGCGCCGGCCGGGCGCGACGGTGACGGCCGACGACCTGATCGCCTGGTCCCGCCGCGAGATGGCGAACTACAAGGTCCCGAGGTCGGTGGAGTTCGTACCCGAACTGCCGCGCAACGCGAGCGGCAAGGTGGTGAAGGGGGAGCTGCGGGGGCGGGAGGCCTGA
- a CDS encoding AfsR/SARP family transcriptional regulator, translating to MDRDIGPHVRVPEQRAPQQRSAGGVDLRFSVLGPVRAWRDGEALSSGSPQQRALLAALLLRGGRTATASELIDAIWGDEPPSQALAAIRTYASRLRKVLDPQTLVSDAGGYAIRAGHDALDLTVAQELAADADKARASGDRCQARTLLNKALGLWDGEVLASVPGPYAENQRTRLEEWRLQLTETRLDLDLEVGCHAEAVSELTALTAAHPLRERLRELLMIALYRSGRQAEALAVYADTRRLLADELGVDPRPELAQLQQRILRADEELARPADEPAPAPAPVRPAQLPATVPDFTGRASFVRELGDRLATAEGSVMAVSALAGIGGVGKTTLAVHVAHQARQHFPDGQLYVDLQGAGARAAEPETVLGAFLRALGTADSAIPDSLDERAALYRSTLDGRRILVLLDNAHDAAQVRPLLPGTAGCAALITSRVRMVDLAGSHLVDLDVMSPEEALQLFTRIVGEERINSEREAALDVVAACGFLPLAIRIAASRLAARRTWTVSVLAAKLADERRRLDELQAGDLAVKATFELGYGQLEPAQARAFRLLGLADGPDISLAAAAALLNLETHTAEDLLESLVDTSLVESAAPGRYRYHDLVRLYARSCAERGEEPLEERESALSRLLDFYLATAAGVYALERPGDRAVAHLVTTEHPGLAFTDGHEAVDWLYSEADSLLACAHQSASSGMLQRAVDLLCAAKDLAESGANSRQYETTGVALRDAAMAAADPRSEARARASLSTVYLVSGRFTLADEEAGHAMDLARSTEDPIPACWAPNDRGIIAFYQGRYEEGEKFLQQAIDSYRADGNLVGEASALCNLSRIHVNMDRTASAVELAQQGTAIFDGMGLSLRTANGRFALGIALTQAGRPTEALAELDEALRVFQGNRQRLWEGSTHFRMAEAHLADERPARAAQHAEQALALRVIGGEWMRGNVLITLGHALERLGQIDRAHACWTEALAIHEQFGAAEADKVRALLSPASAA from the coding sequence ATGGACCGTGACATCGGGCCACACGTGCGTGTTCCGGAGCAGCGCGCTCCACAACAGCGGTCGGCGGGCGGCGTCGATCTGCGCTTCTCCGTACTCGGTCCGGTACGGGCATGGCGGGACGGCGAAGCGCTGTCGTCCGGTTCGCCGCAGCAGCGCGCCCTGCTGGCGGCACTCCTGCTGCGCGGCGGCCGCACGGCCACCGCCTCGGAACTCATCGACGCGATCTGGGGCGACGAGCCGCCCTCGCAGGCGCTCGCCGCCATACGCACGTACGCCTCCCGGCTCCGCAAGGTCCTCGACCCGCAGACGCTGGTCAGCGACGCCGGTGGGTACGCGATCCGGGCCGGCCACGACGCCCTCGACCTGACGGTGGCCCAGGAGCTGGCGGCCGACGCGGACAAGGCCCGCGCGTCCGGCGACCGCTGCCAGGCCCGGACCCTGCTCAACAAGGCGCTCGGGCTGTGGGACGGCGAGGTCCTGGCCTCCGTGCCCGGACCGTACGCCGAGAACCAGCGCACCCGCCTGGAGGAATGGCGGCTCCAGCTCACCGAGACCCGCCTCGACCTGGATCTGGAGGTCGGCTGCCACGCGGAGGCGGTCTCCGAACTGACCGCGCTCACAGCCGCGCACCCCCTGCGGGAACGGCTGCGCGAGCTCCTGATGATCGCCCTGTACCGCAGCGGCCGCCAGGCCGAGGCGCTGGCCGTCTACGCCGACACCCGCCGGCTGCTCGCCGACGAACTGGGCGTCGACCCGCGCCCCGAGCTCGCCCAGCTCCAGCAGCGCATCCTGCGGGCCGACGAGGAACTCGCCCGCCCCGCGGACGAACCGGCTCCCGCCCCGGCCCCGGTGCGCCCCGCCCAGCTCCCGGCCACCGTCCCGGACTTCACCGGCCGCGCCTCCTTCGTACGCGAACTGGGCGACCGGCTGGCGACCGCCGAGGGTTCGGTGATGGCCGTCTCGGCGCTGGCCGGCATCGGCGGCGTCGGCAAGACGACCCTCGCCGTCCACGTCGCCCACCAGGCGCGCCAGCACTTCCCGGACGGCCAGCTGTACGTGGACCTCCAGGGCGCGGGCGCACGGGCGGCGGAGCCGGAGACGGTCCTCGGCGCGTTCCTGCGCGCGCTGGGCACGGCGGACTCGGCGATCCCCGACTCCCTGGACGAGCGCGCCGCGCTGTACCGCTCCACGCTCGACGGACGCCGGATACTGGTCCTCCTCGACAACGCCCACGACGCGGCCCAGGTCCGCCCCCTGCTCCCCGGCACCGCGGGCTGCGCGGCGCTGATCACCAGCCGCGTCCGGATGGTCGACCTGGCCGGTTCCCATCTGGTCGACCTGGACGTGATGTCGCCCGAGGAGGCGCTCCAGCTCTTCACCCGCATCGTGGGCGAGGAGCGCATCAACTCCGAGCGTGAGGCCGCCCTGGACGTGGTCGCGGCCTGCGGCTTCCTCCCCCTGGCCATCCGCATCGCCGCCTCCCGCCTGGCCGCCCGCCGCACCTGGACGGTCTCCGTCCTGGCCGCCAAGCTCGCCGACGAACGCCGCCGCCTGGACGAACTCCAGGCCGGCGACCTCGCGGTGAAGGCCACCTTCGAGCTCGGCTACGGCCAGCTGGAGCCCGCCCAGGCCCGCGCCTTCCGCCTCCTCGGCCTGGCGGACGGCCCGGACATCTCCCTGGCCGCCGCGGCGGCCCTGCTCAACCTGGAGACCCACACGGCCGAGGACCTCCTGGAGTCCCTGGTGGACACCAGCCTCGTGGAGTCCGCGGCCCCCGGCCGCTACCGCTACCACGACCTGGTGCGCCTCTACGCGCGTTCTTGCGCGGAGCGGGGCGAAGAGCCTCTGGAGGAACGGGAGTCGGCGCTGTCACGGCTGCTGGACTTCTACCTGGCGACGGCGGCGGGGGTGTACGCGCTGGAGCGGCCGGGGGACCGCGCTGTCGCCCACCTGGTGACCACCGAGCACCCGGGGCTCGCGTTCACCGACGGGCACGAGGCGGTGGACTGGCTGTACAGCGAGGCTGATTCGCTGCTTGCCTGCGCCCACCAGAGCGCGTCGAGCGGAATGCTGCAGCGTGCCGTCGACCTGCTCTGCGCGGCGAAGGACCTTGCCGAGTCGGGCGCGAACTCCCGCCAGTACGAGACCACGGGCGTGGCTCTGCGCGACGCGGCGATGGCTGCCGCAGACCCTCGGTCCGAGGCACGGGCCCGTGCCTCGCTGTCCACCGTCTACCTCGTCTCCGGCCGCTTCACGCTGGCCGACGAGGAGGCCGGGCACGCGATGGATCTGGCCAGGAGCACCGAGGACCCGATCCCCGCATGCTGGGCCCCCAACGACCGCGGCATCATCGCGTTCTACCAGGGGCGGTACGAAGAGGGCGAGAAGTTCCTGCAGCAGGCGATAGACAGCTACCGCGCGGACGGAAACCTGGTCGGCGAGGCGTCCGCGTTGTGCAATCTCTCGCGTATCCACGTGAACATGGACCGCACGGCCAGCGCGGTCGAGCTCGCCCAGCAGGGCACAGCCATCTTCGACGGAATGGGACTCAGCCTCCGCACGGCCAACGGTCGCTTCGCGCTGGGCATCGCGCTTACTCAGGCCGGAAGGCCGACCGAGGCCCTGGCGGAGCTCGACGAGGCTCTGCGCGTGTTCCAGGGCAACCGCCAGCGCCTCTGGGAGGGCTCGACCCATTTCCGGATGGCGGAGGCACACCTGGCCGACGAGCGCCCCGCGCGGGCGGCTCAGCACGCGGAGCAGGCACTGGCTCTGCGTGTCATCGGAGGCGAATGGATGCGGGGAAACGTTCTGATCACCCTGGGACACGCCCTCGAACGCCTGGGTCAGATCGACCGGGCACATGCATGCTGGACCGAAGCACTGGCCATCCACGAACAGTTCGGAGCTGCGGAGGCGGACAAGGTCCGGGCCCTCCTCTCCCCGGCCAGTGCCGCCTGA
- a CDS encoding amidohydrolase family protein yields METFPKIISVDDHTVEPAHVWRDRLPSKYLDRGPRIVRAPLKEMTFMGGKFAPVMGAKGDDGPIGDWWVYEDLHRPLTRLDTAVGYDRDEIKLEVITYEQMRPGSFSVPDRLADMDVNHVQSALCFPTFPRFCGQTFTEAKDRELGLLGVRAYNDWMVEEWCGPEAHGRLIPLTLIPLWDARLAADEVRRNAARGVRAVAFSEIPPHLGLPSIHTDEWDPFLRACDETGTVIAMHIGSSSKMPSTSADAPPAVGSTITFANCCFSMVDWLMSGKFERFPNLRIMYAEGQIGWIPYILERADVVWEENRAWGGVADKVHRPPSELFAEHVYGCFFDDAFGLKNLDAIGVGNVLYETDYPHSDSTWPKSREVGEAQMGHLDADVVDRIVRRNAIDLLGLTDDGLWAGPGGGQ; encoded by the coding sequence ATGGAGACCTTCCCGAAGATCATCTCGGTGGACGACCACACGGTGGAGCCCGCTCATGTCTGGCGGGACCGGCTCCCGTCGAAGTACCTCGACCGCGGCCCGCGGATCGTTCGCGCACCGCTCAAGGAAATGACCTTCATGGGTGGGAAGTTCGCGCCCGTGATGGGTGCGAAGGGCGACGACGGGCCGATCGGCGACTGGTGGGTGTACGAGGATCTGCACCGTCCGCTCACCCGGCTCGACACCGCGGTCGGCTACGACCGGGACGAGATCAAGCTGGAAGTCATCACGTACGAGCAGATGCGTCCGGGTTCGTTCTCGGTCCCCGACCGGCTCGCCGACATGGACGTCAACCACGTCCAGTCCGCGCTCTGTTTCCCCACCTTCCCGCGCTTCTGCGGCCAGACCTTCACCGAAGCGAAGGACCGCGAGCTGGGGCTGCTCGGAGTGCGCGCGTACAACGACTGGATGGTCGAGGAGTGGTGCGGGCCCGAGGCGCACGGCCGGCTCATACCGCTCACCCTGATCCCGCTCTGGGACGCACGGCTGGCCGCGGACGAGGTCCGGCGGAACGCGGCGCGCGGCGTGCGCGCGGTGGCGTTCTCCGAGATACCCCCGCACCTCGGACTGCCCTCGATTCACACGGACGAGTGGGATCCGTTCCTGCGGGCCTGTGACGAGACGGGGACGGTGATCGCGATGCACATCGGCTCGTCCTCGAAGATGCCGTCCACCTCGGCCGACGCCCCGCCCGCCGTGGGGTCCACCATCACCTTCGCCAACTGCTGCTTCTCGATGGTCGACTGGCTGATGAGCGGCAAGTTCGAACGGTTCCCGAACCTCCGGATCATGTACGCGGAGGGACAGATCGGTTGGATCCCGTACATCCTGGAACGCGCCGACGTGGTCTGGGAGGAGAACCGGGCCTGGGGCGGTGTCGCCGACAAGGTCCACCGCCCGCCGTCGGAGCTGTTCGCCGAGCACGTCTACGGGTGCTTCTTCGACGACGCCTTCGGGCTGAAGAACCTGGACGCGATCGGCGTCGGAAACGTCCTGTACGAGACGGACTACCCGCACTCCGACTCAACCTGGCCCAAGTCGCGTGAGGTCGGCGAGGCGCAGATGGGGCATCTGGACGCCGATGTGGTGGACCGGATCGTGCGCCGCAACGCGATCGACCTGCTGGGGCTGACGGACGACGGGCTGTGGGCAGGGCCCGGCGGAGGTCAGTAG